The nucleotide window ACAGCTACTGTCATATCTTGGCTCCTGTGTTTACTCTGTGAAGGTCACAATACATTTACCGTAAAATGTCTAACTATGAATTTTCAACAGAAGAGAAATTTTATCCTCAAAGAAGACATATCTAAAGAGGTGTTGCAATTATCAAAAACTGAATCGTACAGCGCATATTTTACCAAAGTGATATTTTAGCTTGTCATGTGTATATGCTTGTTTGTCCATATATTGCAAAGTGATACCCTAGTTTATGCAGATCCCGTGTACATAGATGATGCAGTTTGCATTTATGCGAATTTTGCGTTAATTGAAATATGGTTTTCTGTATAAGGGTGGtgtaatcacagtccctccacaaaaacaTGGTGTAATGAAACCAGTAAACTACATGGTTTCCAATTCCCCAGCCATGTTACCAGGTTTCCCTCAAAGGCAATCATAGTACAGGACAGCAGCAATGTTACAGTATTTCCAAACCATTGCTTATTATCCTAAACCCTAGCAAAAATCATGAGCTCATCATATGTACTCATTatcatgtcaaaaataaaatattaaataagaAATGTCATTATAGCTATGCAAGAACTTAAATACTACCATGGATGGCATTATCATGAAAAATGCACAACAAAAGTGCCTTCTCTTCTTTTGCATAATTTACGACAAAGAAAAGgcaaaatatcaatgtttgtaaatttttcactttttaaaaaaatttttgcaaCATATTAAATTGTTTGTTCTCACTAAAGTTaaactgatatatttttcaaCCAGCgatatttgaatatgaaaacgAGTATGACACCAAAATATAACTCTATTTTTTCTAGAATCCAGTTTTGCCCATagtgaaattttttattttttgtagaatCCAGTTTTGCCTATAGTGAAGCAGAAGACTCTAGACACACTGACTAATGTACTGAATGTGGAAAAGATCTCAAAACACATCTTGCGGGAAGACGGCTGGTTCCTCAGGGAGACTGTCTCACTCATCAATGGCGGTGATCTCAGCAGTGAGAAAACTCCAGCTGCTAGCTGTATCAGTAGAATGATTGCTGCTATTCTGTGTTTAAGGTAGGTTCATGCAAATAAcctgaagtacatgtacataccctGTATCAAACTCCATTAGCTTGACGTTTTGATGTATCTCTCTGTATATCTAATATGTGAATACagtacagtttcttgctctacttcCCAAATCAAGGCAAATGTTACTGTTGAGAactaaaattaaattaaaattgttATAAAATTTTATGAGATATTGTCCCACAGAGCTTGTTGGTTGGGAGTATTTCAATGGCAGTACATCTTTCAGGTTTTGTAACCTGCATATTAGGTTGTAAATTGAACTCtagattttaaatttatatCCGGTAATCCAAATGAACAACTTGGAATAAAGAAAGAACAAATACAGTATTGTTTACTAGATCCATTTTTTTTATGTGACATATCTTTTTCCTTTAGCTAAATGGTAGCAGATGGATAATTGCTGCATTCTGTCAAAATCATCTGTGGGTACAAGTTGGACAATCTGTACCCATAGACTCGTATAATGATTTTCTCTCACATgagtttttttcaacaaattttcatAAACCTTTTGCCATCTGAATGCATTTACCTACTCTCCACTATGGTTTGGTCCAATTCCATTGTTTTTATGGCAAAGTAGGACCTCATCATGAGGAATGGGGCTGAAAGGGTGATATATGTGTAAATCTTGCAGGCTGAAGAAAGAATTCAACACCCTTGTAGAATTGAAATATGCAGATGTTGTGCTGTCTGTCCTGGAAGACAAGACTCTCTCAGAGGATAGGACCAAAGAATTCTGTAAATTTGAGACCATAACACTTCAGTCAATCTCCATGCTGTTACAAGATGGTCAGTACGTAAGCTGCAATCAGGAAATTAGGTACTCATTGTCCTTTGATGTCTGCATACACCAACAAAACCACTTTAGGACTTTATGTTCCCGCAGAGGAATTCAGTCACCCGTATCTATGGAGGCCATTCAAAAACTAGGGCGTAGCTGATACTGTATATTTTGCTACTGATGTTATTGTATGAGTAGACATGGCTGATAATCATCTTTTATAATGTATTGATACATACaaatttttgatgacatagTGAGTTGAAACTGTTTTACAGATGACTTGGTAACCCTGTTTACAAGTTGTACATGTTATTCACTTACAACTCTCACTAACAACAGTCACTATCACAAGTATCCTATTTCCCAACACAAACGGCACTAGAAGTTGATTGATCAACAGAAACTCATAAGTGTGCTGAAAGTGAACAGTTGAATATCTGTAGTAATGACAATGGTGATGATCTTTTTTGCAAAGAATCCTCAGTGATTGCAGTCATCACTGATTACAGTCATCATTTGCAAACAACCTTACAGATATAACAGTATCATAGGCCTGTGTTTTGCACAAGAATTAAAAAAGAACTGTGTGAAGTAAAATCTCAGGCCATTTTGAGTATGCAGCTTCTTGTTGTGCTGTTAAGTAGTGTGCATGAATAGTTGAAATAATGTTGACTTGTGATGGTACAAGAAAACAGAAACATTACCTTTCCTCATGCTAGTTTAGTTTCTTTGTGCTTTTCtattgcaaaataatgtttttacatttttgtgcaCATTAGCATTATCAACAGTATATATGATATCCATGATTTTACTCAAAGTTTGTTTGATAGTGATTTCTTTTTATGATGATGTAAATACAGTATTGATTAGATATCAGCAAAAAGATGGGTCATATTTATCATCATTTTGGAATTCTGATTACATGTTTCCTAACTTTTGATTCACAGCAACCAGCTATATTCTTATGCATATGAATGTATAATGCAATGGCAAATTGAGGATTCACAACCAGGTAAGAACATAATCCTGCAATCTTTATTGATAGGAATCTCAGAAATGAATTTAAAACATAGATCAAAGCAAACTGAGATCCGCAAGTGCAATTTTGGATGACAAAAGGAATTGATCTTAAAGTTAATGttatacaaacatttaaaattgccaacaaacagtattttcttaCAAGAATATAAAATAGGAATTAAGCTATTCTTTACCTGTTGCCACAATTACCATAAAACTTAAGaataaacaaaaatgttgagAGCATTAAGTAAGAGTTCATTTACCTGCCTCTTTTGACCTTAAGTATTCCTATAAGTTCTATCGCTCTATCTGAAGCGACTTCagtgaaattctttgtttgccctTCTCAAATTTGTCCAAAACCTACCCTCCTGCAAAGTAAAAAACCAAACACACGGTgacagaaataaaacaaaatataactATATATTTACTCATTTTTCACCGGATTTCTTTACAATACACAGGAAAAAAGCTAGTtttgtttttcataattttgcatGAAAACCTATTTGCCCATGGTCAGCAAACATAATTTTATCAAAGACATCTAACAGTATTCATGGGATCAAATACGATTACATCATTGTCAGGAGACctgattattttttcaaatatgaaatttaaatgtATGGAGTTGCAAAGGAATGCACATTTGTCTAAGGTAGTATATGTGCCTTGAAAGcgaaaaacaaacttttgctcaaactttcaccaatgaaactttcaaccattctcttaccaaatcaagaaatcaagaataaatcaggggtcaccatgcaaagtgtttcatcagagaaacaaattacctaacatttaccaatatttgaaattcaaatggccaccatccctttataaactgggggggggggggggggggaaggggaattttaattttaaaataactaAGATGATGAAACTTTtccttactcaaagagctttaaaatgagcccatgAAAGCGTTAGCTCAGAAAAGTGTTGAAAACAGCAAGAATCTGAAATGTCtttccctgaggtgcattctactttaaggtggagctgcatgttgccaacacacttttttcgaagcaatatttctcattaatgattacaaggaaaccccctcatactatatattttcaaaaagcagagactcttaAGTTTAATgttgtagcagtagtttactcgaaggatgaagtgtGTGTATaattggggtaaaaaacctcaattttggtattaatgataaaaattaatttaagtcaaaaacttgatgctattttctgaaatgtaatatttcattagaaagaagagtatatgtagaaaaaaacgacaattttattttgcattatctatcctcattctaaaatagcaagggttgaaagactgacactcaaaagtgattaaaattatgattagcaaatttaaaatgcctctgattcaaaatgtaagaactttattgccaaacaaaatagtcgttttgttatgcAGCATTTAAAGAagacaatgtgaaaatttcagaaaatttgacccagccagagtagagttaaattctttggaaattttgaaatttggtgatttgcatacatttgcataaattaacacttctttatcatgcaactcaCGACAGCTTGACAAGCTAATatgtgaacccaaccaatattttaatcttgggttgacaaattcattaaaattgaatgaatatttgcaaaaaagtgatttttgagcaaaatacactgtgttgggtgcagcaccCCCTTAAATCATGCAATTTATAAACGAAAATACATGGTGTCAAAGGACTCCATACTGTGAATGGTGTACTAAGTTGATCACCCAATGTTCCCCTAGGGATAAATTAAAGCATGATAGTCAAAGTACAACATGCAATAATCTCAACCAGTTCTCCAGATTGGTATGTTTGTCTTGTCTTTTCAGGTTTGACTATTGACTCTTCAGAAGGGAATACTGATGCTGGTTTTGCAACTGGTGGACTCGTGTTTTCCCTCATTATTCTTGTTCACATCACAAAATCCAGGTAGAGTTAACCTTCAGCAGCTAGGTGCCAACAGTGGCATTTTGTATGTTTTGCTATTATTGTCTCGTCATGTGTTTTGCTATTGTTTCTGCTTCTGAGAGCAAAAATTGCCATCTATTTTAAAAACTTGTGGAAATGCATCTTTTGTAATGTTGATATCAAAATACACATATCTTGCCATTCTGTCATGTACTTCCTCGAATTTTAACCACTGAACAGAACTATTGAAAGGCCAATACTTATGGTATTCACCTTggctattaaccctttgagcgccaaagtctatttttgtcccctacataaaataaacccctgtcaatttttctcagatttttgccaaaattttgagaaaaaaactgtagccaatgaaatgtgatgtccatttggtccaaaattatcaaaaaattacagaaaaattcataaaaattggtaaaattttgtaataaaattttggcgggagaaattacagcactcaaagggttaactcaCTTTTGTAATAGTTGATCAGTTTTCAGGTCAAATGTCGTAACTATCTTTCTGAGTAGAAATGGCATGCTAAATATTGCTTGattcagtgtttcatccaggatggtaTCAAcaggggggattttcccccgggcaagaaaatttagggggatttcaccagttcatgtgttcaacttatatctctaaggtgtgactggcaccatttcatggggggctgtcccccttgacaaattactaagGGGTGCCAAcatccccctgtctagatgaaacGCTGTTGattgtattcatattttccGTGTATCTTTGCATCGTTACACTATTGCAAATCAAGTGGTAtagttaagcaataaagcacacccagcgatggtatcccacgagattttgaccagttcacgacatatatgcacgtgcatatatgaagtgaaatggtcaaaatggagtggtataccgtcgctaggtgtgatttattgctattatatcataacagtattgGAATTCTGGCGTGGGACGTCATAAAAGGAATTTGCTGAAGCTGAGAGCTCGctcgtatgccagccgtggtatatcgccaatataccatggttcttttcgtgtcttgaccaatcagatcgctgtctttgcaccatcaatatactggtataatatAATTTCCATCTTTACACTATTACAAATCAAGTGGTATAGTTTCCATCGCAAAGACTCAGTTGCAAAACTAGTCTTACTGAATAGCATCTAATTTCTTTTGTCAGgaaaattttcctcaatgacaTCATTTAGGTATTGAGATGTTGCAGCTGCTGAAATGCTTATTCTAACCGCAGTCTCAACCATACAGTTCCAaatacatgttacatgtactgtacattgaGTCTTTCTTTATATGATACAATTCTCTCTTCATTGCTATGGCTTTTGATGCATATTCCATTATTTCTTGTTTCTGTTTGTAAAGTAGTGTGTCTTGTTCGACATTTATAAAGATACCAAGTGTGTATCAAGTCGGTTTGGCTATACTTGAGTAAtattcattgttattgttgactggTGAATTTAAGTTGAGTCtacaattcatttttttcacactcCTGGCTGCTAGCTGGGAGTGAGATTGACAGTGTGATATAAATGATCTCACACTCTGCATAAGTCGAAAGTGTTATGTGACAAGCGTGCTGATTTGATAGTAAACATCCTTTTACTTAATGCATGAATGTGTGAAGTGTTATCAAATGGTGCAATGTGTAGTACACCAGAGTAACAGTGCGCAAGGTGACAGAGCTGTTATGATTTTGGATGATATACATCATCCAGGTATGATTCTAGTTtgaattttacacattttgaggtcatgtgagaaaaagaatctcacagcCTAATGACCTAGCTGGGATAAGATTTCTCACACTTGTTGAGGATATTTTGTCTTATGCTGGGCTGTGGGttgtgtgagacaaaatatccccaacacttttgagaaatctttttttttggtCCTTGAGGGTGTGAGATTCTACTTGTCAACTACTATAGCATTGCATTTTGCATGCACATTGGTTTTTTTTGCAAGGCTTATAGtctgtatttcaacacacttcAGAGGGAAGAATGAAAAATGAACTTGTTTTTCTGATACAGAGATAAGGAAGGTACTGGTAGtgtcaaaatttacagtgaTTGTCCCTTTATTCTTTCAGGATGGAGAAAAAACATTTGCTAGCATCTGACACCAAATTTGAGCATCAGTTGCTTTTCCTATGGGATGCCTATGGACCACAGTCATCTCTGGGAAGGTAAGATATATCACATGTACATTTATTGTACATCAACAATACAGATATTTCTGTAGACGTGTGCTTTTTTGAAAGGAATTAATTTACTAGGGCAATTTTTAGTGGCAGTTTTGTTATTCCactaatttttgttttctattgtaAAAACCATACTTATTATCTTGTCAGAGATGTTTTGAACCGTTTAAAACGTAGACTGTTTGTCAGACACTGAATATTTATAATAACTTTCTTGTCTGAACTTGTGTAAGGCTTTTTAGTACATTGAGTtatagcacagtccctccaccaaaggtggagggaccgtggttataGCTGTCTGGTGTtagagaaaatttaaaatttattttttcccatggcATTAACACAGCGTAAAGCAGCCCATttgaatttccaaaattggtaaatttttggtaatttgtttctttaatccCAGACTTTGCAGGGTAACCTGTGATGTATATTCTTGactgtgaaaaaaatggttttaaagttttcatgaaCATGGACAAAAGTTTAAACCTTTGAGTTTTGAGATGTACCACCACAAATCAGTGAATTGACTTGACCTTCAACTTCTTTTCATCAGAATCAACACAGGAGTGATGAATGCAATTGCCGATCTCCACAGTGGCTTGTTTGACCAGGCATTCTTGAGTGATAAGAAGAACTCTGGACTTGCACTCCCATCCTTGTCCATCCTGAGAAACAAAGTGAAAAGACATTGTTCCAACCATCAGTGTCAAAAAGTTGAAA belongs to Ptychodera flava strain L36383 chromosome 17, AS_Pfla_20210202, whole genome shotgun sequence and includes:
- the LOC139116356 gene encoding uncharacterized protein translates to MSTTVQYMDVHDQVIYTPYGWCAFPQLDHFNTDLLLEVLLSKDGNGQPAIWKTAEIPVTENGSYCLSTVALMQLEALFNLSQVMFALYNGNIKQATFRDIQLRHASRDIRTAGFRKLGSGGSNMREALHSVAWDIVEAGALPVIFSMYKNPVLPIVKQKTLDTLTNVLNVEKISKHILREDGWFLRETVSLINGGDLSSEKTPAASCISRMIAAILCLRLKKEFNTLVELKYADVVLSVLEDKTLSEDRTKEFCKFETITLQSISMLLQDGQYVSCNQEIRYSLSFDVCIHQQNHFRTLCSRRGIHNQLYSYAYECIMQWQIEDSQPGLTIDSSEGNTDAGFATGGLVFSLIILVHITKSRMEKKHLLASDTKFEHQLLFLWDAYGPQSSLGRINTGVMNAIADLHSGLFDQAFLSDKKNSGLALPSLSILRNKVKRHCSNHQCQKVETKVQEFKVCSGCHLVCYCSVACQRSDWKRGGHKRNCKLLKIGVRQPRNDRMSENIENESQDVKQLSTLSCENEITVKMYGKSHKGNILLLYRQH